In Halorubrum sp. PV6, a single window of DNA contains:
- a CDS encoding RIO1 family regulatory kinase/ATPase, whose product MEFRRIVRGRVDWPDIERVVRELADRYDRDGMRVRFLDADNWLSTPMVVDDDLFVKVITRQNTLVHALFTTGRNLGAFSAGTEGFFERYETPYEMARHELEATEKVREIGVKAPEPIEAFEVGDLGVVVLEYLPEFRTLGDLDPDTVESLAPRLFETLRTIHDAGLAHGDLRAENVLVRDGDLYVIDATNVSEAGRESARSYDLASALAALEPLIGAQGAVNAALDSYSTDEILAARRFLDFVAIRPDHEFDATALTGELEKRAA is encoded by the coding sequence ATGGAGTTCCGTCGGATCGTGCGCGGTCGGGTCGACTGGCCCGACATCGAGCGGGTCGTCCGCGAGTTGGCCGACCGCTACGACCGCGACGGAATGCGCGTTCGCTTCCTCGACGCCGACAACTGGCTCTCCACGCCGATGGTCGTCGACGACGACCTGTTCGTGAAGGTGATCACCCGACAGAACACCCTCGTGCACGCGCTGTTTACCACCGGGCGGAACCTCGGCGCTTTTTCGGCCGGCACCGAGGGGTTCTTCGAGCGGTACGAGACGCCCTACGAGATGGCGCGCCACGAGTTGGAAGCGACAGAGAAGGTCCGCGAAATCGGGGTCAAAGCCCCCGAACCGATCGAGGCGTTCGAGGTCGGCGACCTCGGCGTCGTCGTGTTGGAGTACCTCCCCGAGTTCCGGACGCTCGGCGACCTCGACCCCGACACCGTCGAGTCCCTCGCGCCGCGGCTGTTCGAGACGCTCCGGACGATTCACGACGCGGGCCTCGCCCACGGCGACCTGCGCGCGGAGAACGTCCTCGTGCGCGACGGCGACCTCTACGTCATCGACGCGACGAACGTGAGCGAGGCGGGTCGCGAGTCGGCCCGCTCGTACGACCTCGCGAGCGCGCTCGCCGCGCTGGAACCGTTGATCGGCGCGCAAGGGGCTGTCAACGCCGCCCTCGACAGCTACTCGACCGACGAGATTCTGGCCGCCCGGCGGTTCCTCGACTTCGTCGCGATACGCCCCGACCACGAGTTCGACGCCACGGCCCTCACCGGCGAGTTAGAGAAGCGGGCGGCGTGA